The following coding sequences are from one Paenarthrobacter ureafaciens window:
- a CDS encoding acyl-CoA dehydrogenase family protein: MSITTEHQASSRVESDKHKSPEELRARLVSFLEEHVTEESLIAHDEDETYDVELFRALAKAGFVQLESRIGGAKAKHRSQTIVLEELGARATSMGVSFVVQYMGVELLHSFGTPEQQERFLAPLFAGDAKMSFALSEPAGGTDVARAMTTKAVQQPDGSFVINGAKKWIGGASDADYLIVLARTSGIQRSSIDGITMFIVPRSTPGIETQSIDTMGIRALEQCDIQFTDVRVPAELVLGHVDKGFRHVLGTLNGERLNGAAVALGIARGALDYIVGYVKERHAFGRPIGAFQALQHKLVDSSVKVESARLLLEKAALASDELAGADETLSAMAKLAAADAATTVTDVGMRAMGGWGFLRQLPMQRYFRDARLYTFAPLTDDMIRNYIGEQHLGLPRSY; this comes from the coding sequence ATGAGCATCACCACAGAACACCAGGCGTCTTCCCGGGTCGAGAGCGACAAGCACAAATCCCCTGAAGAGCTGCGGGCCCGCCTTGTCAGCTTCCTCGAGGAACACGTGACCGAGGAAAGCCTGATCGCCCATGACGAGGACGAAACCTACGACGTCGAGTTGTTCCGGGCACTCGCCAAGGCCGGATTCGTCCAGCTTGAGTCGCGGATCGGCGGCGCCAAGGCCAAACACCGCAGCCAAACGATCGTCCTCGAGGAACTCGGTGCCCGCGCTACCTCCATGGGCGTGAGCTTCGTAGTCCAGTACATGGGTGTGGAATTGCTGCATTCCTTTGGCACCCCTGAGCAGCAGGAACGCTTCCTGGCACCGCTCTTCGCCGGCGATGCCAAGATGTCCTTCGCCCTCAGCGAGCCTGCCGGCGGAACGGACGTGGCCCGGGCCATGACCACCAAGGCCGTGCAGCAGCCGGACGGGTCCTTCGTGATCAACGGCGCCAAGAAGTGGATCGGCGGAGCATCCGATGCCGACTATCTGATCGTGCTCGCACGCACCAGCGGGATACAGCGCTCCTCCATTGATGGAATCACCATGTTCATCGTTCCGCGCAGCACGCCCGGAATCGAGACCCAGTCCATCGACACCATGGGCATCCGCGCCTTGGAACAATGCGACATCCAGTTCACGGATGTGCGTGTCCCTGCCGAACTGGTCCTCGGCCACGTAGACAAGGGCTTCCGCCACGTCCTGGGAACCCTCAATGGCGAGCGCTTGAACGGAGCCGCTGTTGCCTTGGGAATCGCGCGGGGAGCCTTGGATTACATCGTGGGCTACGTGAAGGAACGCCATGCCTTCGGTCGCCCCATTGGTGCCTTTCAGGCCCTGCAACACAAGCTGGTAGACAGCAGCGTCAAAGTGGAGAGCGCCAGGCTCCTGCTCGAAAAAGCCGCCCTGGCTTCGGACGAATTGGCCGGCGCCGATGAAACCCTTTCGGCGATGGCGAAGCTGGCCGCAGCCGACGCAGCCACCACCGTCACTGACGTCGGAATGCGGGCCATGGGCGGATGGGGATTCCTGCGGCAATTGCCCATGCAGCGCTACTTCCGCGATGCGCGCCTCTACACCTTTGCCCCTCTGACCGATGACATGATCCGGAACTATATCGGAGAGCAGCATCTGGGGCTCCCCCGGTCGTACTGA
- a CDS encoding TetR/AcrR family transcriptional regulator, with the protein MVATTERGTAQAIREEAAKLFFERGYDGTSLRQVASAVGLMVGSLYNHIDSKENLLLQIMGGIIDDLLDSARKAIEIDGDAVDKLQAALTAHLKFHAERAQEVFIGNAELRSLSDDARNVVIAKRTEYEQFLQDLIEEAGRAGLAEVIDPRIHVYSIVAQATHIAGWFKPGGRMSLDEIVAVYTKLALRELNVPDADARVDKTN; encoded by the coding sequence ATGGTTGCAACGACTGAGCGCGGAACCGCGCAGGCCATCCGCGAAGAAGCAGCAAAGCTGTTCTTCGAACGCGGCTACGACGGAACCAGCCTGAGGCAGGTCGCCTCGGCCGTCGGCCTCATGGTGGGGAGCCTGTACAACCACATCGACAGCAAGGAAAACCTGCTGCTGCAAATCATGGGCGGCATCATCGATGACCTCCTGGACAGCGCCCGCAAAGCTATCGAGATCGACGGCGACGCTGTGGACAAGCTGCAGGCAGCACTGACCGCCCACCTGAAGTTCCACGCCGAGCGCGCCCAGGAAGTCTTCATCGGCAACGCCGAGCTCCGTTCCCTTTCCGACGACGCCCGCAACGTGGTGATCGCCAAGCGCACCGAATACGAACAGTTCCTTCAGGACCTCATCGAAGAAGCAGGCCGTGCCGGCCTCGCCGAGGTCATCGATCCCCGGATCCACGTCTACAGCATCGTTGCCCAGGCAACCCACATTGCCGGCTGGTTCAAGCCGGGGGGGCGGATGTCACTCGACGAGATCGTGGCCGTTTACACCAAGCTCGCCCTTCGTGAACTCAACGTTCCCGACGCCGACGCCCGTGTGGACAAGACCAACTAG
- a CDS encoding MaoC family dehydratase, translating to MAGMYYEDFQVGEVIRHEVTRTVTETDNLLITTLTMNVQPLHLDAEFAAKSMYGRQIVNSIFTLGVVTGVPVQDTTLGTTLGNLGFRDIEFPKPVFFGDTLRVETEALDKRVSNSRPETGIVGIEHRGYNQNNELVCVVRRTALMKRRETAPVEAVASA from the coding sequence ATGGCCGGAATGTACTACGAAGACTTCCAGGTAGGCGAAGTAATCCGCCACGAAGTCACGCGGACCGTCACCGAGACGGATAACCTGCTCATCACCACGCTGACCATGAACGTGCAGCCGTTGCACCTGGACGCTGAGTTCGCGGCCAAGAGCATGTACGGCAGGCAGATCGTCAACAGCATCTTTACGTTGGGCGTTGTCACCGGCGTGCCCGTCCAGGACACCACCCTCGGGACCACCCTGGGCAACCTCGGCTTCCGCGACATCGAGTTCCCCAAGCCGGTCTTCTTCGGCGACACCTTGCGTGTGGAGACGGAAGCTTTGGACAAGCGGGTCTCCAACTCACGGCCGGAAACCGGAATCGTGGGTATCGAGCACCGCGGGTACAACCAGAACAACGAGCTCGTGTGCGTCGTCCGCCGCACTGCGCTCATGAAGCGGCGCGAGACGGCTCCGGTAGAAGCAGTCGCCAGCGCATAG
- a CDS encoding MaoC/PaaZ C-terminal domain-containing protein has translation MSEQVQERLVKGRPDHFWDDLVTGDRLKSPGITISEAHLVQWAGLTGDWVSLHLDEEYASRTPFGQRIGHGPLTLSLGLGLMTQTGYFTNVIAWLGLDAVRAVQPVLIGDTIHVEAIVSEARETSKPGSGLWTIDYTVLKQDGSTVMTFSSSFLIKRR, from the coding sequence ATGAGCGAGCAGGTACAGGAAAGACTCGTCAAGGGACGCCCGGACCATTTCTGGGACGACCTGGTCACGGGCGATCGGCTGAAGAGTCCGGGAATCACTATTTCCGAAGCCCATCTGGTTCAGTGGGCCGGACTGACCGGCGACTGGGTATCCCTCCACCTCGATGAGGAGTATGCCTCCCGGACCCCCTTCGGGCAGAGGATCGGTCATGGTCCGCTCACTCTCTCCTTGGGCCTGGGCCTCATGACGCAGACCGGGTACTTCACCAATGTCATCGCGTGGCTTGGCCTGGACGCTGTCCGCGCGGTCCAGCCCGTCTTGATCGGCGACACCATCCACGTCGAGGCAATCGTCAGCGAGGCACGCGAGACCAGCAAGCCCGGCTCGGGCCTCTGGACTATCGACTACACGGTGCTGAAGCAGGACGGCAGCACTGTCATGACCTTCTCCAGCAGCTTCCTGATCAAGCGCCGCTGA